Proteins found in one Magnetofaba australis IT-1 genomic segment:
- the xrtD gene encoding VPLPA-CTERM-specific exosortase XrtD, whose protein sequence is MSSPTKKLNRSVIFWLCSGLLFGVGFHDDLLRMEQIWRTSAEYEYGFLIPLAVAWMVWRKRDALQHAPPAGSWWGVLILIIALAASTLGNMLLSRTMILYGFMLALFGTAWASMGWCRFKHIAMPLVFLLFMVPLPWFIYDWLSLSLQFISSEWGVAFIRACDVDVYLNGNVIDLGEHKLEVAEACNGLRYLFPLTVISSLAAYLFPAPLWKRAIILLSSIPIAVVMNSLRIGVTGVLVDRWGIEMAEGLFHDLEGWVIYGISIGLLLLEIRILGGFVLAQDLTSRKSGSLTLSHSGRRKAQPQALVTLTLLSVFAVYMHTAHYEKQQSGIHATVSKHLERTRFAFFPEEVGDWQGVLRQLPDRTLRSLNPEDYLLMDFHNSSGDIVNLHMAYYVDKTSGSWIHSPQYCLPAHGSKQLLMEQVSLKLGDGRSLTLNRLESLEGTEKVIAYFWFRLQGLDTPVDSSTDFLTRVRYLRDQYSQKRTDGALIRIMGAVAPAEAVAAADSRILGFIKNIYPLIEVHIPRKPHGR, encoded by the coding sequence ATGAGTTCCCCTACAAAAAAACTCAATCGCTCAGTCATCTTTTGGCTCTGCTCCGGTCTGCTCTTCGGTGTCGGATTCCACGATGACCTGCTGCGAATGGAGCAAATCTGGCGCACCTCGGCAGAGTACGAGTACGGATTCCTGATTCCGCTCGCCGTGGCGTGGATGGTTTGGCGTAAACGCGACGCGCTTCAGCATGCACCTCCCGCAGGCTCTTGGTGGGGCGTCCTCATCCTGATTATTGCGCTGGCCGCATCCACATTAGGGAATATGCTGCTTAGTCGCACAATGATTCTCTACGGCTTTATGCTTGCGCTATTTGGGACAGCATGGGCGAGTATGGGCTGGTGCCGTTTCAAGCATATAGCGATGCCACTCGTGTTCCTGCTGTTCATGGTGCCTCTGCCGTGGTTCATCTATGACTGGCTATCGCTTTCGCTACAGTTCATTTCGTCAGAATGGGGCGTGGCATTCATTCGCGCCTGCGATGTTGATGTTTACCTCAATGGAAACGTCATCGACCTTGGCGAACACAAACTGGAAGTTGCGGAAGCCTGCAACGGTTTGCGCTATCTTTTCCCTCTCACGGTCATCTCCTCGTTAGCCGCGTATCTGTTCCCAGCCCCCCTGTGGAAGCGCGCCATCATTCTCCTCTCAAGCATCCCCATTGCGGTTGTCATGAACAGCCTGCGCATTGGAGTGACTGGCGTTCTGGTGGATCGCTGGGGAATTGAAATGGCGGAAGGACTGTTCCACGATCTTGAGGGATGGGTGATCTACGGAATCAGCATCGGACTGTTATTGCTTGAAATTCGCATTCTGGGGGGATTCGTTCTGGCCCAAGATTTGACAAGCCGAAAGTCTGGATCGCTCACGCTGTCACATTCCGGTAGGAGAAAGGCCCAGCCTCAAGCGTTAGTGACGCTAACCCTACTTAGCGTATTTGCCGTGTATATGCACACAGCGCATTACGAAAAACAGCAGAGCGGCATCCACGCTACGGTATCGAAACATCTTGAAAGGACTCGGTTCGCGTTCTTTCCTGAGGAGGTCGGAGACTGGCAAGGAGTTCTCCGCCAATTGCCTGACAGAACCTTACGATCACTCAACCCTGAAGACTATTTGTTAATGGACTTCCACAACTCATCCGGCGATATCGTCAACCTCCACATGGCCTACTATGTGGACAAAACATCTGGATCATGGATTCACTCTCCCCAGTATTGCCTTCCTGCTCACGGATCGAAGCAACTCCTAATGGAGCAGGTTTCTCTTAAGTTAGGAGATGGTCGCTCATTGACCCTAAACAGGCTGGAGTCCCTAGAGGGAACAGAGAAAGTCATAGCCTATTTTTGGTTTAGGCTTCAGGGCTTGGACACACCAGTGGATAGCAGCACTGACTTTTTGACGCGTGTACGCTATTTACGTGATCAATACAGCCAGAAACGAACAGATGGCGCGCTCATCCGTATTATGGGGGCAGTCGCTCCTGCCGAAGCAGTCGCGGCTGCGGATAGTCGCATTCTTGGTTTCATTAAGAATATTTACCCACTAATTGAAGTACACATTCCGAGGAAACCACATGGCCGATAA
- the hisD gene encoding histidinol dehydrogenase, whose product MADLAITRLNSQDADFDARFAQLVTWDAGDMAQIEKTVADIIADVRAHGDAAVADYTQRFDKIDVHALGLEFTEADIDAAIAEVPPAELEALKEAAERIRAYHQWQLPQLGNHEFRDAAGAMLGQRVAPLQRAGLYVPGGRASYPSSVLMNAIPAKVAGVEELIMAVPTPNGEVNPLILAAARIAGVDRAFRMGGAQAVAAMAYGTQSVPGVDKIVGPGNIYVAMAKRQVFGQVGIDMIAGPSEILVVADNQNDPRWIAADLLSQAEHDPDAQSILITDDADFADRVEAAIEAHLLSLSRTEICLQSLNERGGVIIVPDLEEGARIASRVAPEHLELAVADPRALLPLIRNAGAIFLGRYTPEAVGDYVAGPNHVLPTNGTARFSNPLGVHDFITRTSLIDCSPEALRCIGPGASVLAASEGLTAHQLSVDLRLREAD is encoded by the coding sequence ATGGCTGATCTGGCCATTACCCGACTCAACAGCCAGGACGCCGATTTCGACGCCCGCTTCGCCCAACTGGTGACCTGGGACGCCGGCGATATGGCGCAGATCGAAAAGACCGTGGCCGACATCATCGCCGATGTGCGCGCCCACGGCGACGCCGCCGTGGCCGACTACACCCAACGCTTCGACAAGATCGACGTCCACGCGCTGGGTCTGGAGTTCACCGAGGCCGATATCGACGCCGCCATCGCCGAAGTTCCCCCCGCCGAACTGGAGGCCCTCAAAGAGGCCGCCGAGCGCATCCGCGCCTATCACCAGTGGCAACTGCCGCAGCTGGGCAATCATGAGTTCCGCGACGCCGCTGGGGCCATGCTGGGTCAGCGCGTGGCCCCGCTGCAACGGGCCGGACTCTACGTGCCGGGCGGGCGCGCCAGCTACCCCTCGTCGGTGCTGATGAACGCTATTCCGGCCAAAGTCGCCGGGGTGGAGGAGCTGATCATGGCGGTGCCCACGCCCAATGGCGAGGTCAACCCGCTGATCCTGGCCGCCGCGCGCATCGCCGGGGTGGATCGCGCCTTCCGCATGGGCGGGGCCCAGGCGGTGGCGGCCATGGCTTATGGCACGCAGAGCGTCCCGGGGGTGGATAAGATCGTCGGCCCGGGCAACATCTATGTGGCCATGGCCAAGCGCCAGGTGTTTGGTCAGGTGGGCATCGACATGATCGCCGGACCGTCGGAGATCCTGGTGGTGGCGGATAATCAGAACGATCCCCGTTGGATCGCCGCCGATCTGCTGTCCCAGGCCGAACACGATCCCGATGCGCAGTCGATCCTGATCACCGATGACGCCGACTTCGCCGACCGCGTGGAGGCGGCCATCGAGGCGCATCTGCTCAGTCTGAGCCGCACCGAAATCTGCCTGCAATCCCTCAATGAGCGCGGCGGCGTGATTATTGTGCCGGATCTGGAGGAGGGCGCGCGCATCGCCTCCCGCGTGGCGCCGGAGCACTTGGAGTTGGCGGTGGCCGACCCACGCGCGCTGTTGCCGCTGATCCGCAATGCCGGCGCGATCTTCCTGGGTCGTTACACCCCCGAGGCGGTGGGCGACTATGTGGCGGGTCCCAATCACGTGCTGCCCACCAATGGCACCGCGCGCTTCTCCAACCCTTTGGGGGTGCATGACTTTATCACCCGCACCAGCTTGATCGATTGCTCCCCCGAGGCGTTGCGATGCATCGGTCCGGGGGCGTCGGTTTTGGCCGCCTCCGAGGGGTTGACGGCGCACCAATTGAGCGTGGATCTGCGTCTGCGCGAGGCCGATTAA
- a CDS encoding TIGR00645 family protein, translating to MERVIERWLFASRWLLMPLYVGLTLLFIALGLKFFQEALHLAPMLWSMKETDVVLAALALIDMVLVANLLIMVILSGYENHVSSLDLDEGQERLSWLGKLDAGSLKVKLSASIVAISSIHLLKAFMGSQNIANDKLMWMVIIHLTFVVSAVLMAAIDKMFAHD from the coding sequence TTGGAACGTGTCATTGAGCGCTGGCTGTTCGCCAGTCGTTGGCTGCTCATGCCCCTGTATGTGGGCTTGACCCTGCTGTTTATCGCCTTGGGCCTGAAATTCTTCCAGGAGGCGTTACACTTGGCGCCGATGCTCTGGAGCATGAAGGAGACCGATGTGGTGTTGGCGGCGTTGGCCCTCATCGATATGGTGCTGGTGGCCAATCTGCTGATCATGGTCATCCTCTCCGGCTATGAGAATCACGTCTCCAGTCTGGATTTGGATGAGGGGCAGGAGCGTCTCTCCTGGCTCGGTAAGCTGGACGCCGGTTCGCTGAAGGTGAAGCTGTCAGCATCCATTGTGGCCATCTCCTCTATTCATCTGCTCAAAGCGTTCATGGGCTCACAGAATATCGCCAACGACAAGCTCATGTGGATGGTGATTATCCATCTGACCTTTGTGGTTTCCGCTGTGTTAATGGCGGCTATCGACAAAATGTTTGCGCATGATTGA
- a CDS encoding TetR/AcrR family transcriptional regulator, protein MGRRSDHNREELIEMALQESRRIVAKEGLEGLTARRVAGAMGYSVGTLYNLFGNLDGLIMALNARTVAELQLALAQTRAEAADADVAEVVERMAQLYQLHVRDNAGVWRAVFDHHLGKQREVSAEYRHSIAAALAELEQALAPLYGADHAACATAARTLWSALHGICSLALEDRLTVVGAPEDPQEMARLLVRNFLRGARRQAP, encoded by the coding sequence ATGGGCAGACGATCCGATCACAATCGGGAAGAACTCATTGAAATGGCGTTGCAAGAGAGCCGACGCATCGTCGCCAAGGAGGGTCTGGAGGGGCTCACCGCGCGGCGCGTGGCCGGGGCCATGGGCTACTCGGTGGGCACGCTGTACAATCTGTTTGGCAATCTGGACGGGCTGATCATGGCGCTCAATGCGCGCACGGTGGCGGAGCTGCAACTGGCGCTGGCGCAGACCCGCGCCGAGGCCGCCGACGCCGATGTCGCAGAGGTGGTGGAGCGCATGGCGCAGCTCTATCAGCTCCATGTGCGCGATAACGCTGGTGTCTGGCGCGCGGTGTTTGATCACCACCTGGGCAAACAGCGCGAGGTGAGCGCGGAGTATCGCCACAGCATCGCCGCAGCCCTGGCCGAGCTGGAGCAGGCGCTCGCCCCGCTCTATGGCGCCGACCACGCCGCCTGCGCCACCGCGGCGCGCACCTTGTGGAGCGCGCTGCACGGCATCTGTTCGCTGGCGCTGGAGGATCGCTTGACGGTGGTGGGGGCGCCGGAGGATCCGCAGGAGATGGCGCGTCTGCTGGTGCGCAACTTCCTGCGGGGCGCACGCAGGCAAGCGCCCTAA
- a CDS encoding DUF4197 domain-containing protein, with protein MALVALLLCGAAPAQAQSWGGLLDEAARLFGGGANSTDAKPDLEGLTETEMGNGLKAALQLGAKRAIAELGRQGGFSSRPQIRIETPATLKPLVKLLHAIGKEEIEESFVASMNSAAEKAVPAALEIFARAISKMSIADARNLLLGGQDAATQYLQLNARGELEKAFAPIIARHTRQAGVSGAYKSLIGAIRQQGGLAASWIDLDRDLDAYVTEKAVDGLFVMMAQEEARIRTDPAARAGEILQRVFGSSDPS; from the coding sequence TTGGCGCTGGTTGCGCTCCTGTTGTGCGGCGCTGCTCCGGCGCAGGCGCAGTCGTGGGGCGGACTACTGGATGAGGCCGCGCGCTTGTTTGGCGGCGGAGCGAACTCCACCGACGCCAAGCCTGATCTGGAGGGGCTCACCGAAACCGAGATGGGCAATGGCCTGAAGGCGGCGCTGCAATTGGGCGCCAAGCGCGCCATTGCCGAGCTGGGACGGCAGGGGGGCTTCTCCTCGCGTCCGCAGATTCGCATTGAAACCCCCGCCACCCTCAAACCGCTGGTCAAGTTGTTGCACGCCATCGGCAAGGAGGAGATCGAGGAGTCCTTTGTCGCCAGTATGAACAGCGCCGCCGAAAAGGCGGTTCCAGCGGCGTTGGAGATATTCGCCCGCGCCATCAGCAAAATGAGTATCGCCGATGCGCGCAATCTGCTGCTGGGCGGCCAGGATGCGGCCACGCAGTATCTGCAACTGAATGCGCGCGGCGAGCTGGAGAAGGCGTTTGCCCCCATCATCGCTCGCCACACCCGTCAGGCGGGGGTCTCTGGGGCGTATAAATCCCTGATCGGCGCCATTCGTCAACAGGGTGGGTTGGCCGCCAGTTGGATCGACCTGGATCGCGATCTGGACGCCTATGTGACCGAGAAGGCCGTGGATGGCCTGTTTGTCATGATGGCCCAGGAGGAGGCGCGCATCCGCACCGATCCCGCCGCCCGCGCAGGCGAGATTCTGCAACGGGTGTTCGGTTCATCCGACCCCTCTTGA
- a CDS encoding VIT domain-containing protein — protein MKISQQAKRWAKTALATAALAAALHTAAGDAQAAGLITPNGVNLPQLAIGEHKVSVVIDGGFAVTTVEQTFHNPHSQDLEALYAFPLPKHGALAEFTYWINGQPVTGEVMRKQQARALYEREKSAGRETALAQQEGFKRFETRVWPVRANDAVRVRLTYMQPVEMDAGVGRYLYPMETGGVDDAQMRFWSQNDAVSGYFSFDVTLRDGYPVTALRAPAHPGMRFTRQADGGWRAHMDKGTAASTAVEEAATAEAMAAVSASSVRLDTDVALYRRQ, from the coding sequence ATGAAAATTTCTCAGCAGGCGAAACGGTGGGCCAAAACCGCGCTGGCAACGGCGGCGTTGGCGGCGGCGCTGCACACAGCGGCAGGCGATGCCCAGGCGGCGGGATTGATAACCCCCAACGGGGTCAATCTGCCGCAACTGGCCATAGGCGAGCACAAGGTCTCGGTGGTGATCGACGGCGGCTTTGCCGTCACCACGGTGGAGCAGACCTTCCACAACCCCCACAGTCAGGATCTGGAGGCGCTGTATGCGTTTCCGCTGCCCAAGCACGGGGCGTTGGCGGAGTTTACCTACTGGATCAACGGCCAGCCGGTGACCGGCGAGGTGATGCGCAAGCAGCAGGCGCGCGCGCTGTATGAGCGTGAAAAATCCGCCGGGCGCGAGACCGCACTGGCGCAGCAGGAGGGGTTCAAGCGCTTCGAGACCCGGGTGTGGCCGGTGCGCGCCAACGACGCCGTGCGCGTGCGTCTGACCTATATGCAGCCGGTGGAGATGGATGCGGGGGTGGGGCGCTATCTCTACCCCATGGAGACGGGTGGGGTGGACGATGCGCAGATGCGCTTTTGGAGTCAGAATGACGCCGTGAGCGGCTATTTCAGTTTCGATGTGACGCTGCGCGATGGCTATCCGGTCACTGCGCTGCGGGCCCCGGCGCATCCGGGCATGCGGTTCACCCGGCAGGCGGACGGCGGTTGGCGCGCGCATATGGACAAAGGCACCGCAGCTTCAACGGCGGTAGAGGAGGCGGCGACGGCAGAAGCCATGGCCGCGGTCTCGGCGTCATCCGTGCGGCTGGATACCGATGTGGCGCTCTACAGGCGGCAATAG
- the murA gene encoding UDP-N-acetylglucosamine 1-carboxyvinyltransferase, with protein MDKILVRGGKPLHGNVPISGAKNAALPELAAALLTADTLTLTNLPHLRDVTTMLNLLGQHGASITVDEKLGVGIESSKINNTMAPYDLVRTMRASVLVMGPLVAAHGHAEISLPGGCAIGSRPINLHLMGLEKMGAEVQLESGYVRVKANRLKGARIVFDIVTVTGCENLMMAAALAKGTTVLENAACEPEVVDLANMLNAMGAKIHGAGTPTMTIEGVDSLHGATHPVLPDRIEAGTFMMAGAATGGDVTVTGLNGAMLESPIEKMREMGCIIEEGPDYIRTRVEKPLRGVDVTTQPYPGFPTDLQAQIMVLNCVAQGAGQVTETIFENRFMHVSELQRMGADITVHGNAALVRGGKPMAGAPVMATDLRASASLVIAGLCAEGETQINRVYHIDRGYERIEEKFLMLGADIQRLS; from the coding sequence ATGGATAAGATCCTCGTTCGCGGCGGCAAGCCGCTACATGGCAACGTGCCCATCAGTGGGGCCAAAAACGCCGCTCTGCCCGAGCTGGCGGCGGCGCTGCTGACTGCGGATACGCTCACCCTCACCAATCTGCCGCATCTGCGCGATGTGACCACCATGCTGAACCTATTAGGACAGCATGGGGCGTCCATCACCGTGGATGAGAAGCTCGGCGTGGGCATCGAGTCGTCCAAAATCAATAACACCATGGCTCCCTACGACCTGGTGCGCACCATGCGCGCCTCGGTGCTGGTGATGGGGCCGCTGGTGGCCGCCCACGGCCATGCGGAGATCTCCCTGCCCGGCGGCTGCGCCATTGGCTCGCGCCCCATCAATCTGCACCTGATGGGGCTGGAGAAGATGGGCGCCGAGGTGCAGCTGGAGTCCGGCTATGTGCGAGTGAAGGCCAATCGCCTCAAAGGCGCGCGCATTGTGTTCGATATCGTCACTGTCACCGGTTGCGAAAACCTGATGATGGCCGCAGCCCTGGCCAAAGGGACCACTGTGCTGGAGAACGCCGCCTGCGAACCGGAGGTGGTGGACCTGGCCAATATGCTCAACGCCATGGGCGCCAAGATCCACGGTGCAGGCACGCCGACCATGACCATTGAAGGGGTCGACTCCCTTCACGGCGCCACCCATCCGGTGCTGCCCGACCGCATCGAGGCGGGCACCTTCATGATGGCGGGCGCGGCCACTGGCGGCGATGTCACTGTGACCGGCCTCAACGGCGCCATGCTGGAGTCTCCCATTGAGAAGATGCGCGAGATGGGCTGCATCATCGAAGAGGGGCCCGACTACATTCGCACCCGGGTGGAGAAGCCGCTGCGCGGCGTGGATGTGACCACCCAGCCCTATCCCGGCTTCCCCACCGACCTGCAGGCGCAGATCATGGTGCTCAACTGTGTGGCCCAAGGCGCCGGACAGGTGACAGAGACCATTTTTGAAAACCGCTTTATGCACGTCTCCGAGTTGCAGCGCATGGGCGCCGACATCACCGTACACGGCAATGCGGCGCTGGTGCGCGGCGGCAAGCCCATGGCGGGCGCGCCGGTGATGGCCACCGATCTGCGCGCTTCGGCCAGTCTGGTCATCGCCGGGCTCTGCGCCGAGGGCGAAACCCAGATCAATCGCGTCTATCACATCGATCGCGGCTATGAGCGCATCGAAGAGAAGTTTCTCATGCTCGGGGCGGACATTCAGCGGCTTTCTTGA
- a CDS encoding TraR/DksA family transcriptional regulator, with protein MSDAEPQWDLDAIRARLLARRAELQADAASSAETAAAVELDQSRVGRLSRMDALQVQAMAQQSARQRAQELRRIASALARVEEDEFGCCVTCGGFIETGRLELDPSLPTCVGCARQAEQNSDE; from the coding sequence ATGAGCGACGCCGAACCGCAGTGGGATTTGGATGCGATCCGCGCGCGCTTGTTGGCGCGGCGCGCTGAGTTGCAGGCCGACGCCGCCAGCAGCGCCGAGACCGCAGCGGCGGTGGAGCTGGACCAGAGCCGGGTGGGGCGCCTGAGCCGCATGGACGCCCTGCAGGTTCAGGCCATGGCGCAGCAGAGCGCCAGGCAGCGCGCGCAGGAGCTGCGCCGTATCGCCAGCGCGCTGGCGCGCGTGGAAGAGGACGAGTTCGGCTGCTGCGTAACGTGCGGCGGATTTATCGAAACGGGGCGGCTGGAGCTAGACCCCTCATTGCCCACCTGTGTGGGGTGTGCGCGTCAAGCGGAGCAGAATAGCGATGAGTGA
- a CDS encoding ATP-grasp domain-containing protein, translating to MNNNLKALIAACDALGVPYTRHHASQNLVLVDAGGARHPFVNWSTPLNSHAIARLCEDKEYFQTLFGAVVRMPRAKGYLTPYCAERFAPYLQHQTLHDIIDDMERQFPYPFIVKKNRGASGDKVFLVRDRRQLESSLMAIFNPADAGSDYLCLAQERIDIVQEYRAVFVDGELVLCYRKALDDAAYAGNLSPLHWSGARAIVEEDAATVARIGAFCRPLFETLMIPFCGLDIALARSGELVLIETNASPGFDKVMDDCGMEPVKRVYLQILAHLTGGETQDRFA from the coding sequence ATGAACAACAATCTCAAAGCTCTGATCGCCGCCTGTGACGCGTTGGGCGTCCCCTATACGCGCCATCACGCCAGTCAAAATTTGGTTCTCGTTGACGCAGGCGGCGCGCGACACCCCTTCGTCAATTGGAGCACGCCGCTCAACTCCCACGCCATCGCCCGACTGTGCGAAGACAAGGAGTACTTCCAAACCCTCTTCGGCGCAGTCGTGCGCATGCCGCGCGCCAAGGGGTATCTCACCCCCTACTGCGCAGAGCGTTTCGCGCCCTATCTGCAGCACCAGACTCTGCACGACATCATCGATGACATGGAGCGTCAATTCCCCTACCCGTTTATCGTCAAGAAGAACCGTGGCGCCAGCGGCGACAAGGTGTTTCTGGTCAGAGACAGACGCCAATTGGAGAGCAGCCTGATGGCGATCTTCAATCCGGCGGATGCGGGCTCAGACTATCTCTGTCTGGCCCAGGAGCGCATCGACATCGTCCAGGAGTATCGTGCGGTGTTTGTGGATGGGGAGCTGGTTCTATGCTACCGCAAGGCGCTGGACGACGCAGCGTATGCGGGCAATCTGAGCCCGCTGCACTGGAGCGGCGCGCGCGCGATTGTGGAGGAGGATGCGGCAACGGTTGCCCGCATTGGCGCCTTCTGCCGCCCACTGTTTGAGACGCTGATGATTCCGTTCTGCGGGCTGGATATCGCCCTGGCCAGAAGCGGCGAGTTGGTTTTGATCGAGACCAACGCTTCGCCCGGCTTTGACAAGGTGATGGACGATTGTGGAATGGAGCCGGTCAAGCGGGTCTACCTGCAGATTCTGGCTCACTTAACGGGCGGAGAAACGCAGGATCGCTTCGCCTAA
- a CDS encoding GGDEF domain-containing protein produces MNQILLCHASPLLCSILSQNLQRDGGCRVTESRDLVAARKLARSEQAWRLGVVQYLPGDSECASLIEALGKRGVPVLALADSIEEGGQALKAFPEYVTDFFSADSADAMERLLLLADRLLWNQGMHALLVGPRGELRTRLNDMLRLRRFRIMEADDAQGMFGALQADVGVRLLIVQGMSEKEAAALVAQVRLQWTRNELVVLACVDSCASTACDEIGLLLVKSGADDLIRQPLGRTLFLRQIDRAMALFEYNQGYKRAATVDRVTGLVNRRGFLERGLALHANAKRGNLGLSTAMFRVEGFGRMRRLHAPMAAELLRKRLAQEMQRNFRNNDVVGQFGPDEFMVLMVGMKPDSAKTFFAAVKERLESIEATFQGRRIHARFHIGVCMELHDDLREMLVIAQEASHLAERKESPEAVIRGLNAAPVIESHHVTTGAS; encoded by the coding sequence ATGAATCAGATTCTCCTGTGCCACGCTAGCCCGCTGCTCTGTTCCATTCTGTCGCAAAACTTGCAGCGGGATGGCGGCTGTCGCGTGACGGAGAGTCGGGATCTGGTGGCTGCGCGTAAACTGGCGCGCAGCGAGCAAGCGTGGCGTTTGGGGGTGGTGCAGTATCTGCCAGGCGACAGCGAATGCGCCTCGTTGATTGAAGCCCTGGGCAAACGCGGCGTGCCGGTGCTGGCGCTGGCCGACTCCATTGAAGAGGGCGGCCAAGCGCTCAAGGCGTTTCCCGAATATGTGACCGACTTTTTCAGCGCCGACTCCGCCGACGCCATGGAGCGTCTGCTGCTGCTGGCCGACCGTCTGTTGTGGAATCAGGGGATGCACGCCCTGCTGGTGGGGCCCCGAGGCGAACTGCGCACGCGCTTGAACGACATGTTGCGTCTGCGCCGCTTCCGCATCATGGAGGCCGATGACGCCCAGGGGATGTTCGGCGCCTTGCAGGCTGATGTGGGGGTGCGTCTGCTCATCGTGCAGGGGATGAGTGAAAAGGAGGCGGCGGCGTTGGTCGCCCAAGTGCGGCTGCAGTGGACCCGCAATGAGCTGGTGGTGCTGGCCTGCGTAGACTCCTGCGCCTCCACCGCGTGCGATGAGATTGGCTTGCTGCTGGTCAAGAGCGGCGCCGATGATCTGATTCGCCAGCCGCTGGGCCGCACGCTGTTTCTGCGCCAGATCGACCGCGCCATGGCGCTGTTTGAATATAATCAAGGCTATAAACGCGCCGCCACCGTGGATCGGGTGACCGGCCTGGTCAATCGGCGCGGTTTCCTTGAGCGCGGTCTGGCGCTCCACGCCAACGCCAAACGCGGTAACCTGGGGCTCTCCACCGCCATGTTCCGGGTGGAGGGGTTTGGCAGGATGCGTCGTCTGCATGCGCCCATGGCCGCTGAGCTGCTGCGCAAACGGCTGGCGCAGGAGATGCAGCGCAACTTCCGCAACAACGATGTGGTGGGCCAGTTCGGCCCCGACGAGTTCATGGTGTTGATGGTGGGCATGAAGCCTGATTCCGCCAAGACCTTTTTTGCCGCGGTGAAGGAGCGTCTGGAGAGTATCGAAGCCACCTTCCAGGGGCGGCGCATTCACGCGCGTTTTCATATCGGCGTATGCATGGAGCTGCATGACGATCTGCGCGAGATGCTGGTGATCGCCCAGGAGGCGTCGCATCTGGCCGAGCGCAAAGAGAGCCCGGAAGCGGTGATTCGCGGCCTCAACGCTGCGCCGGTGATTGAGTCGCACCATGTGACCACCGGCGCCTCATGA
- a CDS encoding IS110 family transposase gives MSNHIENGQVRVLGIDLGKSVFQLHGVDARGKSVLKQRLKRDKLLEFMAQLPPCLVGMEASSGAHHWARKFQGYGHEVRLMAPQYVKPYVKRHKNDSVDAEAICEAVQRPNMRFVGIKSVAQQEILALHRVRSLAVKNRTALVNQIRGLLAEYGIVFPKSIKQARRAIVLILSDESSEMSANFRVILEDERDELAHLDERIGKYEREIEALAKAEPQCRLLMTIPGVGPITATALLASVGDVRAFKNGRELSAWIGLVPNQHSTGGKAWLTGISKRGNGYLRTLLIHGARAALRVCENKPDRRSQWVVSVSERRGANKAVVALANRMARSAWAMLVKQEAYGASAAV, from the coding sequence ATGAGCAATCATATCGAAAACGGACAGGTACGGGTACTGGGGATTGATCTGGGCAAGAGCGTGTTTCAGTTGCATGGCGTCGATGCGCGCGGCAAGAGCGTTCTGAAACAGCGCTTGAAACGAGATAAGTTACTGGAGTTCATGGCGCAACTGCCGCCGTGCCTGGTGGGGATGGAAGCCAGTAGCGGCGCGCATCACTGGGCGCGGAAATTTCAGGGATATGGGCATGAAGTGCGTTTGATGGCGCCGCAATATGTGAAGCCCTACGTGAAGCGGCACAAGAACGACAGCGTGGACGCTGAGGCGATATGTGAAGCGGTACAGCGTCCGAATATGCGTTTTGTGGGGATCAAAAGCGTTGCCCAGCAAGAAATTCTAGCGTTGCATCGGGTGCGCAGTCTGGCGGTGAAGAACCGCACGGCGTTGGTGAACCAGATTCGCGGACTGCTTGCCGAGTATGGGATTGTCTTTCCCAAGAGCATCAAGCAGGCGCGGCGGGCGATTGTGCTGATTTTGAGTGATGAGAGCTCGGAAATGAGCGCCAATTTTCGCGTAATTCTGGAGGATGAGCGCGATGAGCTGGCGCATTTGGATGAGCGCATCGGCAAATATGAGCGTGAGATTGAGGCGCTGGCCAAGGCGGAGCCGCAGTGTCGATTGCTGATGACGATCCCGGGAGTGGGACCGATCACGGCGACGGCGCTGTTGGCGTCGGTGGGGGATGTGCGGGCGTTTAAGAATGGCCGGGAGCTGTCGGCATGGATAGGGTTGGTTCCGAATCAGCACTCCACAGGGGGCAAGGCGTGGCTGACGGGGATCAGCAAGCGGGGAAACGGTTATCTTCGCACCCTGTTGATTCATGGGGCGCGGGCGGCTTTGCGCGTGTGTGAAAACAAGCCGGATCGCCGCAGCCAATGGGTGGTGTCGGTGTCGGAACGCCGCGGCGCGAATAAAGCGGTGGTGGCGCTGGCCAACCGCATGGCGCGCAGCGCGTGGGCGATGCTGGTGAAGCAGGAGGCCTATGGGGCCAGCGCCGCTGTGTAG